In Paraflavitalea devenefica, the following are encoded in one genomic region:
- a CDS encoding outer membrane beta-barrel protein, which yields MRKLTLLTLSLLLCAAITQAQNITGNVKDEQGKSLSGASIALKNVKDSSTVKLGVTNASGQYSFTGIASGQYFVNASFVGHQPKNSPSFEYSGSGDAKGPDFSLAKAAGNLKEVTVAYRKPVIEVKADKTILNVEGSVNAVGQDALELLRKSPGVLVDKDDNLSLSGKNGVQVYIDGRPTPLSGKDLSDYLKTIQSSSIEAIEIITNPSAKYDAAGNAGIINIRLKKNKSYGTNGSVNAGYAIGALPKYNAGISLNNRNKFLNVYGNYNYNKSDNRMNMWLYRAVEVEPYDGIKDTLFNGATRMTSNNETHAFKVGADMSLSKRSTLGVMINGNLNENGFNNYSRTPISHMPTNTVDRILVANNTSSGKRDNGNFNLNYRYADTSGRELTMDADYGLYRIKNDQMQPNTYYNAAETAVLTQRIYNMVSPSDIDLYTFKTDYEQNFKKGRLGVGGKFSYVQTANDFATYNVLNTGKELDKDRSNDFDYKENINALYVNYNRPFKGFMVQVGVRAENTNAKGHSTGFTWDDDTDEYVVYDSTFERNYTDLFPSAAITFNKKPMSQWTLSYSRRIDRPAYQNLNPFEFRLDEYTYQKGNTRLMPQYTNSFGITHVYKYTLTTTLNYSHVKDIFSQILGVTEKSKGYITSDNLATQDIVSLNISYPFQYKWYSVFANVNTFYSKYKADKGPMGKIDLDVFSFNVYAQQTFRFGKGWTGELSGFYTAPSIWQGTFKSIGMGGLDGGLSKTVLKNKGTVKIAVSDMFKTMKWKGTSEYGRQYTRANGNWESRQFKINFTYRFGSNEVKAARQRKTGLEDENKRVNSGGGGLGGSN from the coding sequence ATGAGAAAGTTGACCTTATTGACTTTATCCCTACTACTATGTGCTGCCATCACCCAGGCGCAGAATATTACGGGAAATGTCAAGGATGAACAAGGAAAAAGCCTATCCGGTGCTTCTATAGCACTCAAAAATGTAAAAGATTCCTCCACTGTTAAATTGGGTGTCACCAACGCTTCAGGTCAGTACAGTTTCACAGGTATCGCTTCCGGACAGTATTTTGTAAATGCCTCTTTCGTAGGCCATCAACCCAAAAACTCTCCTTCTTTCGAATATAGCGGTAGCGGTGATGCCAAAGGCCCTGACTTTTCTTTGGCCAAAGCAGCCGGCAACCTCAAGGAAGTAACAGTTGCCTACCGCAAACCGGTGATAGAGGTAAAAGCTGATAAAACCATCCTCAATGTGGAAGGCAGCGTGAATGCTGTAGGCCAGGATGCCCTGGAACTCCTGCGCAAATCACCCGGTGTATTGGTGGATAAAGACGATAACCTCAGCCTGAGTGGTAAAAATGGTGTGCAGGTATACATTGACGGCCGCCCTACTCCCTTATCAGGTAAGGACCTCTCCGATTACCTCAAAACCATTCAGTCTTCTTCCATAGAAGCCATTGAGATCATTACCAACCCTTCGGCTAAATACGATGCAGCGGGCAATGCCGGTATTATCAACATAAGGCTCAAAAAGAATAAATCTTATGGTACCAACGGTTCGGTAAATGCAGGCTATGCCATTGGCGCTTTGCCCAAATACAATGCCGGTATTTCTTTGAACAACCGGAATAAGTTCCTGAACGTGTATGGTAATTATAACTACAACAAGAGCGATAACAGGATGAATATGTGGTTGTACCGGGCAGTGGAAGTAGAACCATATGATGGAATTAAAGATACCCTCTTTAATGGCGCTACAAGAATGACCTCGAACAACGAAACCCATGCATTCAAGGTAGGCGCCGATATGTCGCTTTCCAAAAGAAGCACCCTTGGTGTTATGATCAATGGTAACCTGAATGAAAATGGTTTTAATAACTACAGCCGTACCCCCATCAGCCATATGCCAACCAACACCGTAGACAGGATATTGGTAGCCAACAATACCAGCAGTGGTAAAAGGGATAATGGCAACTTTAACCTCAACTATCGCTATGCTGATACATCCGGCAGGGAGCTGACCATGGATGCAGACTATGGCCTGTACCGTATTAAGAACGATCAGATGCAGCCCAACACCTATTACAATGCTGCAGAAACAGCTGTATTAACACAGCGTATCTACAACATGGTGTCGCCGTCTGATATAGACCTGTACACGTTTAAAACCGATTACGAGCAAAACTTCAAAAAAGGCCGTCTCGGTGTTGGTGGTAAATTCTCTTATGTACAAACAGCCAATGATTTTGCTACCTACAATGTGCTGAATACCGGTAAAGAACTGGATAAAGACCGCAGCAATGATTTCGATTACAAAGAAAACATCAATGCGCTGTACGTAAACTATAACAGGCCCTTTAAAGGATTTATGGTACAGGTTGGTGTACGGGCCGAAAATACCAATGCCAAAGGGCATTCAACCGGGTTCACCTGGGATGATGACACGGATGAGTATGTAGTTTATGATTCTACTTTCGAGCGTAACTATACCGACCTCTTCCCCAGTGCGGCCATTACCTTCAACAAGAAGCCAATGAGCCAGTGGACCCTGTCTTACAGCCGTCGTATTGACCGTCCGGCTTATCAGAACCTGAATCCTTTTGAGTTCAGGCTCGATGAGTACACGTACCAGAAGGGTAATACCCGCCTCATGCCGCAGTACACCAATAGTTTCGGGATCACGCATGTATACAAATACACGCTCACCACTACCCTGAACTATAGTCACGTAAAAGACATCTTTTCCCAGATACTGGGCGTTACTGAAAAATCAAAAGGTTATATCACTTCGGATAACCTGGCTACCCAGGATATCGTGAGCCTTAACATCAGTTATCCCTTCCAGTACAAATGGTACAGTGTGTTTGCCAACGTCAACACTTTCTACTCTAAATATAAAGCCGATAAAGGTCCGATGGGTAAAATAGACCTCGACGTATTCTCTTTCAACGTATACGCCCAGCAGACCTTCCGCTTTGGCAAAGGCTGGACCGGTGAATTGAGTGGATTCTATACTGCTCCTTCCATCTGGCAGGGTACTTTTAAAAGCATCGGCATGGGTGGTCTCGATGGTGGCTTATCCAAAACAGTGTTGAAGAACAAGGGAACCGTGAAAATAGCCGTAAGCGATATGTTCAAGACCATGAAGTGGAAAGGGACCAGTGAGTATGGTCGCCAATATACCAGGGCCAATGGCAACTGGGAAAGCCGTCAGTTCAAGATCAACTTTACTTACCGCTTTGGTAGTAATGAAGTAAAAGCGGCCCGCCAGCGTAAAACCGGCCTCGAAGACGAGAACAAGCGCGTCAACAGCGGCGGCGGCGGTCTCGGTGGCAGCAACTAA
- a CDS encoding type 1 glutamine amidotransferase domain-containing protein translates to MATLSGKRVAILTENGFEEVELTSPKKALEEAGAQVDIVSPQKEKVKGWDHDHWSIDLPVDVSVEKAKVEDYDALMIPGGVINPDQMRTNKHCVEFAQQFLEAGKPVAAICHGPQLLIETGMIDGRNMTSYLSIKTDLQNAGVIWADKEVVTDNGLVTSRSPKDLEAFNKKMIEEIREGLHSPAAYTPGPAH, encoded by the coding sequence ATGGCAACGTTAAGTGGGAAAAGAGTAGCCATCCTTACTGAAAATGGCTTTGAGGAAGTGGAACTGACCAGCCCTAAAAAAGCGCTGGAAGAAGCAGGCGCTCAGGTAGATATCGTATCGCCACAAAAAGAAAAGGTGAAAGGCTGGGACCATGACCACTGGTCTATTGACCTGCCGGTAGACGTATCCGTGGAAAAAGCTAAGGTGGAAGACTATGACGCGCTGATGATACCCGGTGGTGTTATTAACCCCGATCAGATGCGTACCAATAAACATTGTGTGGAATTTGCCCAACAATTCCTCGAAGCAGGTAAACCGGTGGCAGCCATTTGCCATGGCCCGCAGCTACTGATCGAAACAGGTATGATAGATGGCCGTAATATGACTTCGTACCTATCCATCAAGACCGACCTGCAAAATGCCGGGGTGATCTGGGCAGATAAAGAGGTAGTGACAGACAATGGCCTTGTTACCAGCAGAAGCCCGAAAGACCTGGAAGCATTTAATAAAAAGATGATTGAAGAGATCAGGGAAGGCCTGCACTCCCCTGCAGCCTATACACCGGGACCGGCGCATTGA
- a CDS encoding KTSC domain-containing protein, whose amino-acid sequence MRRKRLTNRNKIYTPSSETTVSLNYSPVSEVLEVEFTGGKVYHYLKVEPEIWDEFVTLIKSGGSAGIFVNKRIKTYYDDVRLEL is encoded by the coding sequence ATGCGACGCAAACGACTTACCAATAGAAACAAAATATATACACCTTCTTCTGAAACCACTGTATCGCTCAACTATTCTCCTGTATCCGAAGTACTGGAAGTGGAATTTACCGGTGGTAAAGTATATCATTACCTGAAAGTGGAACCTGAAATATGGGATGAATTTGTAACACTCATCAAGTCGGGCGGCTCAGCGGGAATATTTGTAAATAAGCGGATCAAGACCTACTATGATGATGTAAGGCTTGAGTTATAA
- a CDS encoding DinB family protein gives MDGKQLCEVYINEIRAESTATRKCLERIPESVYQFKPHEKSMEMGYLTLLVAEIPKWIRDMIEDSIIDFATYKHFQLSTTDTLLAHYDENLAGAIRSLSGITAESLQKPFELKNGGQLLFRAPKLESIGSTINHWVHHRGQLTVYMRLNDIAVPSIYGPSADEKGY, from the coding sequence ATGGACGGCAAACAACTTTGTGAAGTGTATATTAATGAGATCAGGGCCGAATCTACTGCCACCAGGAAATGCCTTGAAAGAATACCGGAAAGTGTTTATCAATTCAAGCCGCATGAGAAGTCCATGGAAATGGGCTACCTGACCTTATTGGTAGCTGAAATACCCAAATGGATCCGGGATATGATCGAAGATTCCATTATTGACTTTGCCACCTACAAACATTTCCAGTTAAGCACCACCGATACACTGCTGGCCCATTACGACGAAAACCTGGCAGGCGCCATTCGCTCCCTGTCTGGCATTACAGCAGAGAGTTTACAAAAGCCTTTCGAACTTAAAAACGGCGGACAGTTATTGTTCCGTGCTCCCAAACTGGAAAGTATCGGCTCCACCATTAATCACTGGGTGCATCATCGTGGTCAGTTGACGGTCTATATGCGCCTGAATGATATAGCAGTGCCCTCCATCTATGGGCCTTCAGCCGATGAAAAGGGATATTAG
- a CDS encoding methylmalonyl-CoA mutase family protein, producing MSFTNNTVRIVTAASLFDGHDAAINIMRRIMQAKGAEIIHLGHNRSVAEIVECAIEEDAQGIAITSYQGGHVEFFKYMKDLLEENGCGHIKIFGGGGGTILPQEIEELHHYGITKIYSPDDGRKLGLEGMIEEVIKLCDFPVNGNPTNFNTELKLGEWKDIRRIARSISNVENSKNNNGEVATPATANPPVLGITGTGGAGKSSVTDEIVRRYLNAFTDKTIAVISVDPSRKKTGGALLGDRIRMNSIHSPRAYMRSLATRESDVALSKYVQDAVNICKTAGFDFIILESAGVGQSDVSILDYCDVSLYVMTPEYGAASQLEKINMLDYADVICINKFDKAGALDALHDVRKQYKRNHNLFMAKDEEVPVIGTIAAQFNDAGVNELFEKLMVALKKKTGVEFGAIELHRHTKDTSTKSQIIPPKRVRYLSEIAEASRGYDAWVQEQCAIASRLYQIQGVIEAGGKEATYAADLEQLKKNFEAKLNPACKQLIDQWPAEVKKYQGDYFEYQVRDKVIKQPLTTKTLSGTRIPKVVLPKYKDWGDILRWQLQENLPGEFPYTAGVFELKRQGEDPTRMFAGEGGPERTNKRFHYVSVDQPAKRLSTAFDSVTLYGEDPAHRPDIYGKVGNSGVSIATVDDAKKLYSGFDLCDPKTSVSMTINGPAPILLAFFMNAAIDQQCEKWMEANGQWDAVSKKIADKFKSLPKPVYYNPSSPERLPEGNSGLGLKLLGLSGDEVLPTDVYAKIKAEALSQVRGTVQADILKEDQAQNTCIFSTEFALKLMGDVQQYFIEQKVRNFYSVSISGYHIAEAGANPITQLAFTLANGFTYVEYYLSRGMHIDDFAPNLSFFFSNGMDAEYSVIGRVARRIWAKAMKDKYKGNDRSQKLKYHIQTSGRSLHAQEIDFNDIRTTLQALYAIYDNCNSLHTNAYDEAITTPTEESVRRAMAIQLIINRELGTAKTENFIQGSFLIEELTDLVEEAVLTEFDRITDRGGVLGAMERMYQRNKIQEESLYYESLKHSGELPIVGVNTFLNKKGSPTIIPQEVIRSTTEEKEQQIQNLQAFQKRNEAKRDEMLNRLKNVAINNGNLFTELMETVKYCSLGQITNALYQVGGQYRRNM from the coding sequence ATGAGCTTCACCAATAACACAGTTCGCATTGTAACAGCAGCCTCCCTGTTTGACGGGCACGATGCTGCTATCAATATTATGCGCCGCATTATGCAGGCCAAAGGCGCTGAGATCATTCACCTTGGTCATAACCGTTCCGTGGCTGAGATCGTAGAATGTGCCATTGAAGAAGATGCCCAGGGTATTGCCATTACGAGCTACCAGGGCGGGCACGTAGAATTCTTCAAGTACATGAAGGACCTGCTGGAGGAGAATGGCTGCGGACACATTAAAATATTCGGTGGTGGTGGAGGCACCATCCTGCCCCAGGAAATAGAAGAGCTGCACCACTACGGCATCACCAAGATCTATAGTCCCGATGATGGCAGGAAGCTGGGCCTTGAAGGGATGATAGAAGAAGTAATAAAACTGTGTGATTTCCCTGTCAATGGCAATCCCACCAATTTCAATACGGAGCTTAAGCTGGGTGAGTGGAAAGATATCCGGCGTATAGCCAGGAGTATTTCTAATGTAGAGAACAGTAAAAACAATAACGGAGAAGTTGCTACACCCGCAACGGCGAACCCGCCAGTTTTAGGCATCACTGGCACCGGCGGCGCCGGTAAATCATCTGTTACCGATGAAATTGTACGCCGCTACCTGAATGCGTTTACTGATAAAACCATTGCTGTTATTTCTGTTGACCCTTCGCGCAAGAAAACCGGTGGCGCTTTGCTGGGCGATCGTATCCGCATGAACAGCATCCATTCTCCCCGCGCCTATATGCGCTCCCTGGCTACCCGAGAAAGCGATGTGGCATTGAGTAAGTATGTACAGGATGCGGTGAATATCTGTAAGACTGCCGGCTTTGATTTTATTATCCTTGAAAGCGCCGGCGTAGGACAAAGCGACGTCAGTATCCTCGATTATTGCGATGTGAGCCTATATGTGATGACGCCGGAATACGGTGCGGCCTCCCAGTTGGAAAAGATCAATATGCTGGATTATGCGGATGTGATCTGCATCAATAAGTTTGATAAAGCAGGCGCGCTCGACGCCTTGCATGATGTGCGCAAGCAATACAAGCGTAACCATAATCTCTTCATGGCAAAAGATGAAGAGGTACCGGTTATTGGCACCATTGCCGCACAGTTTAATGATGCCGGCGTAAATGAGTTGTTTGAAAAACTGATGGTGGCCTTAAAGAAGAAGACCGGTGTTGAATTTGGCGCTATTGAATTGCACCGGCATACCAAAGATACCAGCACCAAAAGCCAGATCATCCCGCCTAAAAGGGTCCGTTATTTATCAGAGATAGCCGAAGCCAGCCGTGGCTATGATGCCTGGGTACAGGAACAATGTGCCATTGCCTCCAGGTTATACCAAATACAAGGTGTTATTGAAGCTGGTGGCAAAGAGGCGACTTATGCGGCTGACCTGGAACAACTCAAAAAGAACTTCGAAGCCAAACTCAATCCTGCCTGCAAGCAACTTATTGATCAGTGGCCGGCAGAAGTAAAAAAATACCAGGGCGACTATTTTGAATACCAGGTACGGGATAAAGTGATCAAACAACCGCTTACTACTAAAACACTCAGTGGCACCCGCATTCCCAAGGTAGTACTGCCTAAATACAAAGACTGGGGTGATATCCTGCGCTGGCAGTTGCAGGAGAACCTACCCGGTGAATTCCCTTATACAGCCGGTGTATTTGAACTGAAAAGACAAGGAGAAGATCCTACCCGCATGTTTGCCGGAGAAGGCGGCCCCGAACGTACCAATAAACGGTTTCACTATGTATCGGTTGATCAGCCGGCCAAACGATTGTCAACCGCTTTTGACAGCGTGACCCTCTATGGTGAAGACCCGGCCCACCGTCCCGATATTTATGGTAAAGTAGGCAACAGTGGCGTAAGCATTGCTACGGTAGATGATGCCAAGAAGTTGTACAGTGGTTTTGATCTTTGCGATCCAAAAACATCCGTGAGCATGACCATCAACGGTCCTGCTCCTATCCTGCTCGCTTTCTTTATGAATGCAGCCATAGACCAGCAATGTGAGAAATGGATGGAGGCCAATGGACAGTGGGATGCGGTCAGTAAAAAGATAGCTGATAAATTTAAGAGTCTGCCCAAACCGGTTTACTATAACCCTTCTTCTCCCGAGCGCCTGCCCGAGGGCAATAGCGGGTTGGGATTGAAACTGCTGGGGCTAAGCGGCGATGAAGTACTGCCGACTGATGTGTACGCGAAAATAAAAGCAGAAGCCTTATCACAGGTGCGGGGTACGGTACAGGCCGATATCCTCAAAGAAGACCAGGCGCAGAATACCTGTATCTTCAGCACTGAATTTGCCCTGAAGCTCATGGGCGATGTGCAGCAATATTTTATTGAACAGAAAGTACGTAACTTCTATAGCGTCAGCATCAGCGGTTATCACATTGCCGAAGCCGGCGCCAACCCTATCACTCAATTGGCTTTTACATTGGCCAATGGATTCACTTATGTAGAATATTATCTCAGCCGGGGCATGCACATTGATGATTTTGCACCCAACCTGTCCTTCTTCTTCAGTAATGGCATGGATGCGGAGTACAGTGTTATTGGCCGCGTGGCCAGGCGTATCTGGGCCAAAGCCATGAAGGATAAATACAAGGGTAATGACCGTTCCCAGAAATTGAAATACCATATTCAGACATCAGGCAGAAGTTTACACGCACAGGAAATAGACTTCAACGATATACGCACCACCCTGCAGGCCTTGTATGCTATTTATGACAATTGCAACAGCCTGCATACAAATGCCTATGATGAAGCCATTACCACGCCTACGGAAGAAAGTGTGCGCCGGGCGATGGCTATCCAGCTCATCATCAATCGTGAACTGGGCACTGCCAAAACAGAGAATTTTATACAGGGCTCCTTCCTCATTGAAGAACTGACCGACCTGGTAGAAGAGGCAGTACTGACGGAGTTTGACCGTATTACCGATCGTGGAGGCGTGCTGGGGGCGATGGAACGCATGTACCAGCGTAATAAAATACAGGAAGAAAGCCTGTATTATGAAAGCCTCAAACATAGTGGCGAGTTGCCCATAGTAGGTGTCAATACTTTCCTCAATAAAAAAGGAAGTCCTACCATTATTCCACAGGAAGTCATACGCAGTACCACGGAAGAAAAAGAGCAGCAAATACAGAACCTGCAGGCATTTCAAAAACGGAATGAAGCGAAACGGGATGAAATGCTCAACAGGCTAAAGAATGTGGCTATCAACAACGGCAACCTTTTTACTGAATTAATGGAAACAGTAAAATACTGTTCCTTGGGCCAAATTACCAATGCCCTGTACCAGGTGGGGGGACAGTATCGCCGGAATATGTAA
- a CDS encoding amidohydrolase family protein, which yields MVIDAHVHFWKFDKQRDAWITDDMKVLQQDYLPEHLASTLKRNGVDGVVAVQASQEEVETRFLAELAKTHPIIKGVVGWIDLQADNITERLAHFTQYTSIRGYRHVVQAEPDDFLLRPNFQRGVRALQSYNYTYDVLIYHSQLKPAIEFVSKFPDQKLIIDHCAKPDIRHKKIDEWKVLMKEIAQQPNVYCKLSGLFTEAAWKTWSAAEFYPYLDVVFEAFGTDRLVFGSDWPVILVSGIYVQWKSLLEKYMERFQEEEKEKVFGLNAVRFYDL from the coding sequence ATGGTTATAGATGCACACGTCCATTTCTGGAAGTTCGACAAGCAAAGAGATGCCTGGATCACCGATGATATGAAGGTCCTGCAACAGGATTACCTGCCGGAACACCTGGCATCCACCCTGAAAAGAAATGGCGTGGATGGCGTAGTAGCCGTACAAGCCAGTCAGGAAGAAGTAGAAACAAGGTTCCTGGCAGAGCTGGCCAAAACCCACCCTATTATCAAGGGTGTGGTGGGATGGATTGACCTGCAGGCCGATAATATTACTGAACGCCTGGCACATTTTACCCAGTATACCAGCATCAGGGGCTACCGCCATGTAGTACAGGCAGAGCCGGATGACTTTCTGTTACGGCCCAATTTCCAGCGTGGCGTACGGGCCTTGCAGTCGTACAACTATACGTATGATGTATTGATCTATCATAGCCAGTTGAAGCCGGCTATTGAATTTGTATCGAAGTTTCCCGATCAAAAACTGATTATAGACCACTGTGCCAAACCCGATATCAGGCATAAGAAGATAGATGAATGGAAGGTGCTGATGAAGGAGATAGCACAACAGCCAAATGTGTATTGTAAACTATCCGGACTGTTTACAGAAGCAGCCTGGAAAACCTGGAGCGCGGCTGAATTTTATCCTTACCTCGATGTGGTGTTTGAAGCATTTGGTACCGATCGCCTCGTATTTGGCAGCGACTGGCCGGTGATACTGGTGAGTGGCATTTATGTGCAGTGGAAGAGCCTGTTGGAGAAATACATGGAGCGTTTCCAGGAGGAGGAGAAGGAGAAAGTGTTTGGGTTGAATGCGGTGAGGTTCTATGATCTGTAG